The Coffea arabica cultivar ET-39 chromosome 6e, Coffea Arabica ET-39 HiFi, whole genome shotgun sequence genome contains the following window.
AAGTAAAGGGGGCGGTGGACGGGCTGaacagaaacaaaagaaacaaggaCGGAGAAAAGGGAAGCGAATCAGCACAAAACAGAGCTTCCGCACGGCACCTGATACTTTCACCCACACAACAAATCCATTCTCTGGCTTCTCACTAGCATCACCATGGCTGTCCAGCATTAAAGGGCAAGGTTTTCATTAGAAAGGTtcatttttctctctcctatacattttccccaatttttccaaatccctAATATTCTACAATATTTTTTGCAAATTTCTGCCCAAAATCTTTTAGCAGCtcttgattattagatgctatCATAGCTATTGGGATCCAGATGATGGAAAGCATAGACTAGAATCTTGGTACAGATGTTGGCTCAACTTTTGGAAGTTTCTCTTTCATTGGGATATTGTAAAAAATGTTTCACTAGCGTACATCTTGTAGTACTACATCATATATTGGGCAGAAACAATGATAAATGCCAGTGCAAtaataaagagaagaagaagaacttcATTTTGATATCTCATATATGGCATTGTCATCCTAGATTTTTGTTGGAAAATAATTATTTGCAGCTCCCTAATTTCTTGGACATTGTTGATTGCAACTTCCGTTACAATATTTCCTTTACTTAATTAGTTCTGACTAATTCTCAGAATCATAAGCCATCGTGAAGACAACCAATGCATTACTTTATAGCACCGTTTGCTATTAATCTTTTTTGTACTTCTTAGTTGCCATTATATCGTTATTGTGGTTGGTTAATGGCTTAAGCCATCCGAGGGAATCGATATACTTCAAAATTTGGCCATAGATGATGTACTATTTCTGCAAATTCTGATTCAACAGGCTGGCAAGTGGCAACTTCAAGTTACACGACTTAAAAAAGTACTCTAATTTACTTACAAGATTTGCCGTGCAAAAAAGATTGATCTTATCAAACATTTCAAACTGGAGGAGCTACTTGTTCATCTTattatgccaaaaaaaaaattttccagatataCTTTTCTGGTTGTATCTCAAGGTTTAGGGTGGGAAAAATGGcatttaaaatagaaaacagaagaaagaaaacataaCTCTAGTAAGTTGACTGTGTGAGTTATTTTACATCTGAACATGTGAATAAATTTCTGCTGTGAATCAGTTTCCTAGCCTTAAATGAACCGACACATGAGATAGATGAAAATATCTTCTAGAAATTATTATTGCTTCAATCAAACTCACATACTTTaatctcttgctctctctctctctctctctctctctagaatTAAATCTGAAGACTTAATTCCTACCACTAATTATACAAGACATTAGTGGCTTACCATATAATTGGGGATATTCTTGATAAACAGGGTTGGTGACAAAAGCACTGGACGTTTTCTCCCAGTTGCATTTCAGACCAGATATAAGGAGGTTCTTGTAAAGGCACATACTGCTGCATCTGGAGCGGTGCTAAGATTGCAAATAGCTCCTGTTCTTGGTAGGAAAAGAAAACCAATTGAGTGGTCTGAGTTTCAGGTACTGTTCCTTCTTACCATTATTCAGGCTTGAAATTTATATTTGTGCTTTACTCTTCTATTATTTCTGCGTTGGGCATCTTCCCTTTACAAATATATGATGCCTGATCCTATGTTTTTTGAACATGTAATGTGCTGTTAGCTAGCAAAATCAGCCTATGAAATTGATTATTCATGTTATTGCTTTATCTTTTGTTTGCCAAACTTTTGCATGTATACTGTGGCTGCAGATTCTATTTAGTTTGTTGCCTTACTAATGCATTTGTACTTGAGATGGTTGATTTTTGCTAAAAATGTGTTTTACACCTTGGATCCCATTGCTAGTATTTGAGGAGTTTAAATTTAGTTCATATTACATTGCATTTGTTTTTTATATAATGTGGCGGTCATATTCTTTATGGTAGGATAAAGGGCTGTAACAATATGGATAGGAGTTGGATGTCTATTAAGAACTACCTCGACCCCAAGTATTTAGATGGAGTtgatgaatttattaagtttgCTTTTCTAGGCAAGGATCCTAATTGTAAACTGCCATGTCCTTGCAAAGTATGCAATAATTTTGAGGATCAAACTAAGGAAGTCATGGCTAATCACTTGTGTCGAGGAATTGTTGATAGTTATACTAGGTGGATATATCATGGCGAAGGGTTTGAATCTGATGATGAGAATGATGACATAGAAATAAGTGACAATGATAGTGACTTTGACAGTATGGAGGAGCTATTAAATGATGTAGGAGTTGCTAACTTTGGTGAGAGTTGGAGACATTCACCGGAACTTGATACGGGTGCTTGTACCGAGAAAGAAGGAGAAGCAAGTAGGTTTCTCAGATTATTATCGGAGGCTGAAAAATTTCTATACCCGGGCTGTGAAAAGTATTCAAAACTCTCGTTTATTGTCCATATCCTCCACTTGAAAACAATGAATCGGTGGACTTGTAAATCTACTGATATGTTGCTGAAGTTCTTGCATCAAGTATTTCCTACAGCTTTGATTCCCAGTTCATATTACGAGGCAAAAAATTTCATCAGTGAGTTGGGGCTGAAGTGTGAAAAGATCCACGCCTGTGAAAATGATTGCGCACTTTTTTggaatgaaaataaaggccttGATCATTGTCCAAATGAAAAATGTAAAGCACCGCGGTATAAATCTCCAAATTCCAAAATACGTAGAAAGGTGTTGCGTTATTTTCCATTAAAACCAAGGCTGCAAAGACTGTTTGTGAACAAAGAGATTGCTCGGGATATGAGGTGGCATAAGGAGAGACGTGTAGATAATGAGAACATGATGCGACACCCTGCTGATTCATTAGCTTGGAAGGATTTTGATAGAAATCACAAGTCCTTCGCTGAAGATCCTAGAAATGTGAGGCTAGGACTTGCTAGTGATGGCTTTAATCCCTTTGGAACCATGAGCATTTCATACAGTAGATGGCCTGTTATCCTTGTTCCTTACAATCTACCTCCTTGGAAATGCTTAAAAgatccattttttttcctatcAATGATTATTCCTGGTCCCAAAGCACCTGGAAATGACATTGACATATTCTTTAGACCACTAGTTGATGAGTTAAAAGAGTTATTTGCCACTGGTGTGGAGACATATGATGCCTTCAGGGAGGAGAAGTTCATGTTACGTGCAGCACTTTTGTGGACAATAAACGATTTTCCAGCATATGGCTATTTGTCGGGATGGAGTACAAAAGGGTACAAGGCATGTCCTGTGTGCTTAGATGAGACGACTAGTCTATATCTTAATAATGGTCACAAATGTTGTTACATGGGCCATCGCCGTTTTCTGCCTATTGATCATAAATGGCGTCgagaaaaaaagcaatttaatgGAGAAAGAGAACATAGACAGCCTCCTAGGACCCTATCAGGTGAGGAAGTCCTCCAACAACTTCTTCGTATTGAGCAAGTTGAGTTTGGCAAGGCACCTGATTTGCTGcaacagaagaaaagaaaacgcgTGCAGAACAGTTCAAATTGGAAGAAGATGAGCATATTCTTTGAACTTCCATATTGGAGTACCAATAAAATTAGACATAATTTGGATATTATGCACATTGTCAAGAATGTATGTGAATCTTTGGTAGGTACATTAATGAATATCCCTTCGAGAACTAAGGACACATGGCAGGCTAGGGAGGATTTAAAAGAAATGGGATTAAGGGAAGAGTTGCATCTATAACCGGGAGGTGGCACATCTAAAGTTATGCCACCTGCATGTTACACTTTATCACGCCCAGAGAAAAAGAATTTCTGCCAGTTTTTGAGCACTATCAAGTTCCCGGATGGCTTTGCTTCAAACATTCCTCGATGTGTGAAGACCAAGGAGTGTCAACTTTTAGGAATGAAGAGTCATGACTACTATGTGTTCATACAACGACTTCTTCCACTAGCAACTAGAGGAATGCTGTCAAAAGATGTATCTAGATTTTAGTAGAGATCAGCAATTTTTTTCGAAAAATTTGTTCTCAAACTCTCTATCTAGATGAGCTGGAAATgcaggaaaaaaatattattttaatactATGCAAACTTGAGAAaatttttcctccaaatttctTTGATGTAATGGTCCATTTACCCACTGAATCCAAGATTGCTGGACCAGCCCAATACCGGTGGATGTTTCCATTTGAGAGGTACATGCCTCTTATTTTTAATAATGCCTATTTGATTTACCtccaattttctgattttctaacaacttgggctgaattttttttggatagaAAAATGGGTCAATACAAAGGCTATGTGAATAATAGGGCACGACCTGAAGGCTGTATAGCTGAGCGGTACTTGGATGATGAATGTCTTACATTCATTTCCAGGTATTTGCATGATGTTCCGACCAGGTTTAATCAAACGGAACGAAATATGGAGAAACACGAAGCTGCTGGAAAATTATCTATATTTTCTAGCTTGGCTCGGCCCTTTGGGGCAGCACTGATTGGTTATCTAAGTGAGGTTGAATTGCAAAGAATACACCTGTTCATCTTGAAAAATTGTGAAGAAGTAGATGATTACATGAGGTAATAATATACTTTAATGCTAAATCTATGCCGTGTTCTATAATATGTTCTTCATTGCTTGTAATTAAAGTCATTTGATAGAATATGTAACTACTTCCACTACTACAAATTTAGGGAGCATACACAAATTCTTGAAAAGCAAAATTTATCGAGCGTACAGCAAAGGCTAGACTCGGAGTTTtcaaagtggtttgaagaacgTGTAAGTATTGGAAGAGAAGTTAAAAACATGTCAATTtcctttactttttattttagtaAACTATTAAAGAATCTGGTATGGCTGATGTAGGTCATGTATACACATGCACGTGGAGAATGTACTAATGAATTGTTGTCCTTGGCTAGAGGACCTGATTTTCGAGTCAATACATTTGCTGGCTGTAATGTGAATGGATTTAGATTCCACATTAAGGCTcgggaaagagaaagaaagacaCAAAATAGTGGAGTTATGGTAAAGGGGGAGCATGCTGATAAAGAAACACACTTCTATGGTACAATTACTGATATAGTTGAGGTTGAATACTCATTTACTCAAAATCGAGTAGTTGTGTTTAAATGTGATTGGTGGGACTTGAGAAATACTTCGGGAATCAAAGTAGACAAGCAGAGCAATATCACTAGCATCAACATGTCAAAAACATGGTACTCAGACGACATGGTACTCAGACCAGCCTTTTATATTAGCATCCCAAGCTGAACAAGTTTTCTATCTTCAAGATATGAAGCTTGGAGGTAATTGGCATGTTGTAGAGTTAGTTAGTCCACGCTCATCTTATGATGTTCCTGAGAAGCATGAAGATGATTTGGTTGATAACGAAGAGGCTTACCAAGAAGAGTATCATGAAGATTTGATTGGTGTACAAGAAAATCTTGAGTTGGTCAGTTTGAAGAGAGGAGATGTGCAAACTGAAGAAAGGATAGAGGCTGGTGCTATGTTTTTTATAGAATTGTCAGCTAGCCGTACAAGGCAATTGGatgacaattttattgataatgaTGAGGAAATTGAGCAACAATTCAATTCTGAGGATGAAAATGAACAATTTGTACAAATCGATGACTATGAATCAGATTAAACAATGTTGTTCATTGAATTTCTTAATCAaattttttcttgtattttttctGTAGTTTATGATATGTTGTCATGGCTGCTTGTGTTGTTTACGATTTTGGTGGTGCTTGCGTTATATGATTATGTAGATAGATGGCTGGACCggggaaaaagggaaaatttacTTTACGACAAAGTCGGGATGCTGGGCGAGGAATTGTGGAGCAAACTGAAGAAAATGTAAGCTGTCAGGTAAAGAAACAAGAGTCATTTCcagatattttcttttttcctaaaCTAGCAATTATCATCCTAAACTAGTTACTATTGATAAGCGCATTCTTATGTTATTGTAGCAAGCTAGTGAACCAAAAAATAGTGCAATTCCCAAGACAAGCAATGTCACTGAACCTGTATTAACAAAAAGGTCTTCTAGGATCCGTCTATTTGATGAATCTGAGGttagttattatttttttcaatctgCCACTTAGATAAACTGGTTTATGACAAAGcaattgattcaacttttaCATGTCGTTGTATAATGGTGGCTTAAATTGCTGGATTATGGATTCCTAGTGCATCCTGCTAGAGAAAATGCTACAAGAAATTCAGGTATACAAGCTGAGAGTAGACAGATTGCTGAAAAATCTTTAGGCATGGAATGACATCACAAGAAGCTGCTGGGATGCAAACTGATGGAACTCCTACTTCACAGCATGTTGGATCTAATCAAGCTATTGGTTGCGAAAGCAATGAAACTGAAAGTATGCAAGACCTTGAGTCAAACGGTTCAGGTATGTCAGTTTTACGTGTAATTCtactctaattaactaattactGCCATGGCTGCTATTGTTAGCACTTATGGTCTTGTTTACGTTGTATCTACTAGACCAAGTGacgttaaaaagaaaaaaagaggataTACGCGTAATATTGCACtatcaaatgaaaagaaagctgGAAAAAAGGTGAACATTACTGTTTCTGAAATAAGTGGAAGACTAGTTGGAGAAAGTGCTCAGCGATACATTTCAGAGGCAAGCTGTGTTATTCGAAAGTATGGCAAGTGGAAAGCACCTAAATGGGGCAAGCTTCCTAAAGATGATAGAGATCAACTGCTAAGAATTACTAATGTAAGAATCTGCTATCATagtatttttttggttttctagACGCaatttaaattagtccattaattttttctgattttgatatGTCCTTCTATTTTTAATTCAGAATAGTTTCACTTATGATGGAGGAGAGCATATGAAACCAGCTTTAAttaagcaattaaattcacagtaTAGAAGTCGACGTTATAATTTTCACATgctattcaaaaaatatggctcAGAGGAGGAAGCTCTTGCACGTCGACCAGAATATGTGGAAGAATCAGATTGGATTTACCTTTGCGATTACTATTGTAGTCCAGAATTCAAGGTATGTGTAGCACATACTTGTTAATTTGCTATATACTTTGCCAATGTCTCTTTTTTATCTAGATCTGAGATAGAATTGACAATTGTAGGCCTTAAGTGAGCGAAATAAGCTGAACAGATCAAAGCAGCAAACTGCCCATACAGCTGGAACAAAATCATTTTTACGTCATAAGGATGACCGGGTCAGTAAACGTGTAAAGTAGTTCATTTATGATGTGTGGTTGGGTTATTTGACCTGTTTTACTAATAGGAAGCTAAGGAGGGAAGGACAGTTGGACCAATTGAACTTTATGACATGACACATTTTAGTCGAAAGAAGAATGCTATGGTTGACGAGACATCAACTGAAAAACTGgtaagaaaaatatcactttcaACTGAATACCAATGCTTCATGTCTCTTATGCATATATCAATAATAGCAAACCTGTGATTGTAGAGCAAAATGAAGGAGTTACAGCTAGAAGCTCAATCTAGTGGTGTAAATCGAACCGAAGAAGACATCTGTATTGAGGTGACAGGGCGTATAACTGGATATGTACGTGGTCGTGGCCCCTCCAAGGCTAGTTTAATTACACAAAAACTTGCAGAGATAGAAGAATTCAAAAAAAGGGTAGAACAAGCTGAGAAACGATCAGCTGAATTGGAAGTTCAAGTCCAATCTCAACAGCAACTGATGCAAAGGCTTGAGAATCAACAAGCTGAAATGCAAAACCAGCAGCTTGAAATGCAGGAACTCCTCAAGGCTTTACGAGCAGAATTACAGTCCAAGAACCAAGGCAATGGAAATGCATCTGGTAGTAATAGCTGGTAATGCATCCTTCTCATACGAATAATTGAATTACAATACTAATGTGAGCTATTGCTATTTTTATCCTTTAACTTAttgattttggggctgatgttatgcatcattgtggactgtttttgataatagcattttttggggctgatgtGACCTGTTTTTGGGTAACTTGTGGTCACTGTGGACTATTTTTTGGTAATAGCTGGTAATAGcattttttggggctgatgttATGCATCATTGTGGACTATTTTTTGTTATAGTTGTGTAGTTTATGGTTATGGTTATGGCTGATCTGTAGTTTTTGGTAACTTGTGGTCACTGTGGACTGTTTTAGAGAGCTCTTTAGTTGAGCTTATGCAGTGTTGTATTTGTATAGATTGGACTGTGATTTCTAACTTCTTGCTGGTGTTGTAATATGTGGGCCCAAATTATATGAGGTTCTcaatgaattgtaatttttgtcttaataatctaagtctcattacttgttctttattattgtactcctccccttacctacttcttttactcttttatgacagataaatgctattcatactagcttttggaagatatctatggttatggttgaagcatgttgaagacaaaattgccttttgctcatggagtggttcatttagatattcttcaatttcttaaactgtgattacttttgtaaatgtaccttatgtacaagtgatattttggacaaatgttatttttgtaggCATTAGTTGGGTAATGTACACTTGAATTTGGCATTTGAGAATGCTATATTATTACCATGTAATCTAATGCAAATACTTTTGGTTATCAATCGTTCATGTTTATTTGTATGGTTTGTTTAAAATCAATGATTTAGCAATGATATCAGTCGCCAAATTATGACTATTAAGCTATTGAGAAATtatctaatgacaaaaaaaagttgtcacaaaatagaaaataaaaactccttgtcacaacagagactgtcactaaatctaagctacatttgtgacgacaattgttgtcagtaaaatagttatatacaatggctttcggtgctttttggtgacgactttaagtagagcatttttgacaaaagatcaagtcatcaataaaacacttccggattatcgtcactaatgacaactatttagtgacgacatttcaggtcgtcactaaatagttgtcattagtgacgacaatCCGGAAGTGTTTTGTTGACGACttgatcttttgtcaaaaatgctctacttaaagTTGTCACTAATGATAACTATTTGTGATGACGgggatttagtgacgactttgtgacgatcaaaaagtcgtcaataaaaggtatttgtgacgatatttgtatgttctgtgatgactttgtgttgtcactgatgaacaattttcttgtagtgtacTTAGCGGAATGAACACAACTAAAGCTACCCttgtcggattgaggtgcaatatacaccgtttcgaaactaagagaaagggatacaatgttgaagaaggccattcagtccagtttacagtgtaactaggtcaaaatttcaatgtaccaaaccagaatcgcacaaacaggttagctaaccgcattctggttaaatgaCCATAACTCAGGCGACCGAGTCCAATTGGGGCGtttccaagggcgttggaaagctaagacacaacactacaacttttgtgttttgaccaaaggttaaatcaGTACGCATCAAGCTAAACAGACAAGGCCAGATCGGGTGAAATGTCAACCCTGTTCACCGAACTCTACCTACAGCAGTCCGGGTATTTctgtcttttctcaagctaccgagctcagattgggcTGAAAGTTTAGAGGCAACTATTAAACattattttctacaactttcatgttttaacccaaggcaaATTCGGCCTTTTTCCTATCcaaacagtaccaggcagaatggggttatttgaaaccctaatctggaattttccgcacaaagtggaaatttttcgcaattagctacaatttacgcactatagcttcattctagactatcccaagccatcatccatggccacacaatactaaacatataaaaacagaaaaaatcaagaataaatataaaattcaccaatctcaaccacaagtcatgaaataacacctaaaaccatctcttttactcacacaagccactaatttaacattactAAGAACAAAAGAGATGTTCCTTaattactcaccttgcaactcaAGAAAGAAACCAACTTAACACCTCTtgcttccaaaccacttcacaatcAACCCCACTACTACTCAactaaaggtttttatggagaaattggaagtttaaacggttgattttctagattgagcaagattgaggcaagaaagttgagagcttttccctttctttttcttcttgagaGGCCGGCCAAAGGAGTGAAGAAAATGAAGCtttcttggtcaatttttgtttaattggtaaagtggtaaatagtggtcaaaatcaagatcaactcaccaagtgacacttgtcactctcattaaatgcaaagctatccttttgtctctcccacactaatccatttgggaacctctaattatctctcaACACCCGGTAAAATAAACCTGGTATACAAAACTTagcctaactggccgaattttaccgatctttccgcactagcgggtcccacgtccggtatacgctcttaatttctcaaagactaaccgatactagaaaaataatttaaaaactatttttactcATAAAagttatctagaaaatttttctaataaagaaaatgcagaaaagcatgcacttaaaaagaataaaacctagaaaatgagaaaatttacgggttctcacaccctctcccccttagaagaatttcgccctcgaaatttctcaccttgactcacgaaaagttcagggtatttcttttgcatttcttcttccacctcccaggtagcttcctctaccccatggtttctccacaatATCTTTACAAAAGGAATATGCTTGTTTCTTAACTCCTTCACTTTTCGATCTAGCAACTGtacaggtttctcttcataaGTGAGCGATTCATCTATTTCGATTTCCTCTGGCTGTAAGATATGagatgggtcgggatagtacttcttaagcatcgagacgtggaagacgtcgtgaatttTGGATAGACTGGACGGTAGTTCCAGGCGATACGCTACCTTACCAACCCTTTGGAGAATCTTGAAAGGTCCAACGAACGtcggttggagcttctttcctcTACCTGCTGTGATGCTCCGTAATGGTGTGaccttgaggaaaacacggtctccaGCTTCGAACTCTGAGTCTTTTCTTCAATTATCtgcatagctcttttgtcggttttgagctgtttggagtctttgTTGTATCAACTTGACATTTTCTCgtgcctcttccatccatggcaTAGTTGCTGGATCTACCGCCTTCCTCTCACCGACTTCATCCCAATAGATCGGTGACCGACATTTCTGTCCATATAGtgcctcgtatggagccatttgaattgacgaatggtagctgttattgtacgcaaactctactaaggtcatgtgttgaccccagttacctccaaaatccagaatgcaggtccgtaacatgtcctcgagagtttggattgttcgctccgattgtccatccgtctgagggtgacaGGTGGTGCTTaagttgagtttagtccccagagtctcttggaatttctgccaaaatcgagatacgaAGTGGGGATCTCGGTTtgaaacgatgctcacaggaacgccatgtagccttacgatctcgtccatgtacacctGAGCCAATTTCTCCATGGAGTATTTCATgtttaccggcaagaaatgggccgatttggttaatcgatcgacgattATCCAAACCGCATCGTGTCCTCGttgcgttcgcggcaaacctgaaacgaaatccattgtgatgtttttccacttccactcaggtatctcaaggggttgtaacaaacccgatggtttttgatgctccgccttaacctgttggcaaacgagacatttttgcacgtacagagcgattttctttttcatgttaTCCCACCAATATGTTCCTTTTAGGTTCTggtacatcttgctactacccggatggatcgtATATTTGGATCGATGAGTCTCCTCTAAGATCTCCGTCTTTAACGTTTCATCTTTAGGCACCACCACTCGGTTTCAGTATTTTAGAGTACCCTCGGGACTAAAGTTGAAGTCGGTTGATTCCCCTTTTTTCACCTTCTCTCCCCACTTTCGCACCATCGAATCCTCCTTTTGCGCTTCTTTAATTTGCTCCAGTAGGGTGGATGTTACCTTAATATTACCAAAaaccaccttatgactcccaagacagggtttccactcgcaaacggattctaacaaatcccactctttgatcattaaccctgctacttgagccTTGCGACTTAAGGCATCAGCCACCACATTTGCCttccccggatggtagttgatagtgcagtcgtaatcctccagaaattccatccaccgtcgctgcctcatattcaattccttttgtGAAAAGAGGTACCTAAGGCTCTTGTGGTTTGAGTAAACCTCGAAGGTCACCCCGTAaaggtagtgtctccacttctTCAGAGCGAAAACAACCGCGGTTAACTCAAGATCGTGGGTTGGGTAGTTCTGCCCgtggggtttcaatttcctaaaggcaaaagatatcacacTCCGGTTCTGTATCAGCACACATCCCAGACCTTCCCGCGACGCGTCGGTATAGACGGTAAACCCATCTACTCCGTTGGGCAAGATTAGAACTGGCGCCAtagtcaatcttttctttagctCCTGAAAACTTATTTCGCATTTGACATGCCACACAAACCGaacatgcttctttgtcaagtcggtTAAAGGATCGGCTAGTTTGAAAAAGTCTTTAATGAAACGTCAGTAATACCCCACCAACCCTAGAAAACTACGAATCTCCGTGaggttttctggcctcttccaattggtcacggcctctactttcgccgggtcaatCGAGATGCCCTCTTGGGAAATTACGTGccctaagaaagaaattttctccaaccaaaactcgcacttactgaacttggcgtatAACCGATGCTCTCTTAGGATTTGCAGAACAATTCTTAGGTGCTGTTCATGTTCCTCGCGAGTCTTGGAGTAGACCAAGATGTCATCAATGaaaacaacgacaaatcggtccaagtagggtttaaaaaccctatgcatttgatccatgaaggcggcaggggcattggttagtccaaagggcaCAATTGCGAATTCGTAGtgcccatatctcgaattgaaagcagttttcagAATATCCTCtctcctaatcaacaactggtaataCCCCTGTCGAAGATCTAAttttgagaagaccactgctccttgcaactggtcaaacaactcatcaatatggggcagtggatacttatttttaatcgTAACGCTGTTCAGCCCCCGATAGTCGATACATATCCTCAaacttccgtcctttttctttacaaacaacacaggggctccccaaggagacccactctcttgaatgaagcCGCctctccaaaaggtcttgtaactGCAACTTCAACTCCATAAGTTCAACAGGGGCCATCCGATacggggtttttgagataggcgaGGTTCCTGGTAACAGGTCAatcttgaattctatctctctctctgaaggtagggctactaactcatcagggaatacaccTGAAAAT
Protein-coding sequences here:
- the LOC113696734 gene encoding uncharacterized protein, which produces MDRSWMSIKNYLDPKYLDGVDEFIKFAFLGKDPNCKLPCPCKVCNNFEDQTKEVMANHLCRGIVDSYTRWIYHGEGFESDDENDDIEISDNDSDFDSMEELLNDVGVANFGESWRHSPELDTGACTEKEGEASRFLRLLSEAEKFLYPGCEKYSKLSFIVHILHLKTMNRWTCKSTDMLLKFLHQVFPTALIPSSYYEAKNFISELGLKCEKIHACENDCALFWNENKGLDHCPNEKCKAPRYKSPNSKIRRKVLRYFPLKPRLQRLFVNKEIARDMRWHKERRVDNENMMRHPADSLAWKDFDRNHKSFAEDPRNVRLGLASDGFNPFGTMSISYSRWPVILVPYNLPPWKCLKDPFFFLSMIIPGPKAPGNDIDIFFRPLVDELKELFATGVETYDAFREEKFMLRAALLWTINDFPAYGYLSGWSTKGYKACPVCLDETTSLYLNNGHKCCYMGHRRFLPIDHKWRREKKQFNGEREHRQPPRTLSGEEVLQQLLRIEQVEFGKAPDLLQQKKRKRVQNSSNWKKMSIFFELPYWSTNKIRHNLDIMHIVKNVCESLVGTLMNIPSRTKDTWQAREDLKEMGLREELHL